The genomic region AGCTGCTGCGAGAAGTCGTGCGGATGCAGCGACAACTGCTGCGAAGCCTCGTGCGGATGTGCGGACAACTGCTGCGAAGCGAGCTGCGGTTGTGCCTCGAACTGCTGCTGCAAGAAGAAGCGCGGCTGCCTGCTGTCGAAGCTGTTCGGCCGCAAGAAGAGCTGCTGCTGCGAAGCCAGCTGCGGTTGCGCCGACCCCTGCTGCCATGACGGCTGCTGCGGCGACGACTGCTGCGGCAAGGGCTGCTGCGAAGCCTCGTGCGGATGCCCCGACGACTGCTGCGGCAACGGCTGCTGCGACGATTCGTGCTGCGAAGCCTCGTGCGGTTGCGCCTCCAGCTGCTGCAAGAAGAAGCGTTCGTGCTTCTTGAGCAAGCTGTTCAGCCGCAAGAAGAGCAACTGCTGCTGCGAAGCCAGCTGCGGCTGCTCGGATGACTGCTGCGGCAACGGCTGCTGCGACGATTCTTGCTGCGGCAAGGGTTGCTGCGAAGCCAGCTGCGGTTGCCCCGACGATTGCTGCGGCAAGGGCTGCTGCGAAGCCAGCTGCGGTTGCTCGGACAACTGCTGCGAAGCCTCGTGCGGTTGTGCCTCGAACTGCTGCTGCAAGAAGAAGCGTTCGTGCTTCCTGAGCAAGCTGTTCAGCCGGAAGAAGAGCAACTGCTGCTGCGAAGCCAGCTGCGGTTGTGCCGATGACTGCTGCGGCAACGGCTGCTGCTGCGAAGCCAGCTGCGGTTGTGCCGATCCTTGCTGCGAAGCCTCGTGCGGCTGCACCGCCAGCTGCTCGGCTCCCGCGGCCAAGATGCCGACCGAAGCCGCTCCGATTCCCCCGGCGCCCGCCGCCGACCCCGAGGCTCGGCTCGCCCAGCCCCGCAAGGTCGTCAGCGCCAGCTTCGTCCGCTAAGCAAGCGACACGACTCGCGTAAGCGAGAAACCAAACCCCCTCTGAGGACCTGTCTCGGGCTTTCGGGCCCGGGGCAGGTTCTTTTTGTTTTCCCTCTCGCCGGGTCGCGAAGGGAACCGGCGAGAGGGGGAATGCGTATCCATCTCGTCGCGCCGCGTGGCGCGGACCTCTCGCCTCGAGCGACCTGAATACGCCGCCGCGTCATGCTTGCATCGCTCCTGTCGCCGCGCCGGAAGGGACCGCGCCTCGCGTTGGCCGTGATCGCCGGCTGCTTGACGCCGACGGCCCGCGGCGACGACGTCCCCGGCCGCGAATTTCCCAGTTCGTCGGCGCCCGCGCCGGCAACCCCGGCCGACGAGCAATTTGCCCGGACGATCGCCGAGAGCGTCGCCGCCGCGATCCCCGAGCTGTACGACCGACGGCAGGACTGGGGCGCCACGAAGGAGATCGCCGTCGGACTTAAGTTCGAGGGCCGCGGTCTTCGTCAGGATCTCAAGCGCCGCAAGAAGGCCGTCGAACACGGCGTGTGGAAGCACTATCAGGTGCGACTCGTCGACCCGCAAAACACGCTCCGCGTGACCGTCGACGACCTCCGCCCCGCCGGGCCCGGGAAGATGGCGTTCGCCCTGCATCTGGACGCCCAGGTCGACGCCTGGGGCCGAGCCAAAGTCTACCAATACGGCGTCCACTTGATTGCGCTCGAGGTCGACGCCGACGCTCGACTCCGCGTCGACGTGGCGGGCGAAGTCGCCGTGCGGCTGGTCGCCGGGGACCGCGGCCCGGCGCTGGCCGTCGAGCCGACGATCGCCGCCGCGCGGCTTCGGTTCGACGAGTTCCGCATCCGCCGGGTCAGCAACGCCCGCGGTCCGCTGGTGCGCGAGCTCGGGGACGAAGTCCGCCGGATGCTCGAACGCAAACTCGATGAACCGACGCTCGTCGCGAAGCTCAATCGAGCGATCGAGAAGAAGCAAGATCGCCTGCGACTCGACTTGGCCGCCGCGGGCGGTCTCGCGGCGTTCGGGCCGCCGGCGCCGTGACGGGCTCCGCCGAATCGTCACCCGGCGCGGCGCGGCTTGAGCGTCATCGTCACGAATCGCTCTTGCGGCAAGAGGATCGAGGTGACGCGAAACCCGAACTTCTCGCCGATCTTCACCGCCTCGCCCTCGGCAATCGCCTGGTTGCCCGCGAACAGTTGCAGCAACTCGTCGCACGGCTTGTCGAACTTGACGATCGTCCCGGGAGCGATTGCGACGATATCCTGAATCGACTCCTTCTTGGTCGCCAGGCGAACGCTCACCGCCACTTGCACCCGCAGGCGGCTGCGCGACTGGGGCGACAAGCGCGACGGATCGAACTCCTGCGGGGCGCTTGCCGCCGCGACCGGAGCAGGCGTCGCGGCAGCCGCCGGCTTGGCGGGCTCGGGCGCAGGAGCCGGCGCCGGCGGAAACAGTTCCGCCCCCCGGGCCAACGGCCACACCAGCAGCAGCGGTCCCGATTTCTCCCCCGCCGTGAGCGTCAGCGACACCGTCGCCGAGTCGTCTTGCGCCCCGGCCCGGGCCAACCCCGCGGCCAAGTCGTCGACCCGATGCGCCTCGAACACGTCGGCCATCAGGGTCTCGGGCACCAGCAGCATGCTCAACTCTTGAGCGAGCGTGCTGAGTTTGCTCTCCCCGGTCGGATCCGGCGCGGCGTACCACCCGGGCAGCAGGCCCGACGACTCGGGAATGACGGCCACGGCGGCCGCGTCGCCGAACGTCATCAGCACCGCCAGCCCCGGGCCCGCGAGATCGACCCCGCCGCGCGCCGCGGCGTAGGCGCCTGCCTCGCCGACGGCGAGGGCAAACGGTCCGTCGAGCGCCCGGCTGAACGCGCCGGCCGCCTCCTCGGCGCCGGCCGTGCAGGCGGCGAGGACCTCGGGGGCGAGTTGGGGCGTCAGTTCGCTCATACGCGCGAAGGGCAAGTCGAGTCGGCAACGGGAGCGGTCACGACGAACCGCTGGCGCATAGGCGCTCCCACGACCTACAGTATCGGCAACCGCCCCCCGCAAACTTTTCCCAGACCGACCCGCCGCCGCTAGCAAGTTGGCGCTTGAAAGCGCCCATCTTGGAGCGGGTCGCCGGCCGGCAAGGGGATCGATCCTGGAGGGCAAGCTTGGAAAGCGCGCGGGGCCTTCTCGACGCCGGCAGGTCCAATCGGCGGGGCGATTTGCGTATAATGGGGCGCTCCCCCGCGGTTCCTCCCTCCTTCTTGCCGCTTGCTAGCACGCCATGCCCGTCGCCGCCGACCCTTCGCCCCGATTCGACCTGCAGCCGTACAAGTCGCTCGCCAACGACGAACTGCAGCGACGGATTCAGGCGGTGCGCGACGAGTTCGGCCCGCGGCTGTTGATCCTGGGACACCACTACCAGCAGGACGAGGTGGTCGCCCTGGCCGACCTGAGCGGCGACAGCTACCAGTTGAGCCAGACGGCCGCCGAGAGCGCCGACTGCCGGATGATCGCGTTTTGCGGCGTTCACTTTATGGCCGAGACGGCCGACATCCTTGCCAACCGGCCCGCGAAGCTCGCCGAGCGCGACGGCGAGCGGGTCCGCGTGATTCTCCCCGACATGGCCGCCGGCTGCTCGATGGCCGACATGGCGGCGATCCATCAGATCGAAGACGCCTGGGAGCAGCTCGCCGAAGCGATCGACGTCGAGGACCTGACGCCGGTCACGTACATCAACTCGGCGGCCAGTTTGAAGGCGTTCGTCGGCCGGCACGGGGGAATCGTCTGCACGAGCAGCAACGCCCGGGCGGCGCTCGAGTGGGCGTTCGCGCGCACCAGCCGCGTGATGTTCTTCCCCGACCAGCACCTGGGACGCAACACGGCGCTGGGAATGGGGATCGGGCTCGACGCGATGCCGGTGTGGGACCCGTACGCCGAGGAGTTCGGCGGCTCGAGCGAGGCCGATTTGGTGCGCAGCCGCGTCATCCTGTGGAAGGGGCACTGCAGCGTTCATCAGATGTTCCGCCCCGAGCACGTCGCGACGTACCGCCGGCAACACCCGGGGATCAAGATCCTGGTCCACCCCGAGTGCCCGCGCGAGGTGTTCGAGCTGGCCGACGAGTCGGGCTCGACCGGCAAGATCATTCGCACCGTCGAGGGGGCCCCCCCGGGGACCAAGTGGGCGATCGGCACCGAGCTGCACCTCGTGAACCGGCTCAAGGCCCAGCACCCGGAGCAGGAGATTCATTTCCTCTCGCCGGTCGTCTGCATGTGCGCGACGATGTATCGGATCAACCTGGCCCACTTGGCGTGGAGCCTGGAGAACCTTGCGGCGGGGACGCCGGTCAACACGATCGAGGTCGACGAAGAGACGGCGAAATGGTCGCTCGCGGCGCTCGAGCGGATGCTTGAGGTGAAGTAGCGGACGCGCCTTGGCCGTCGTTCGCCGGCGACCTGGGAGGTCGCGGCTGTGAGCGGCGGCGGGCGCTTGAGACAGTAGCCGCGAGGCCCCGCCTCGCCGGCGGAGGGGAGAGAAGGATCCTCCACTACAGGGACAATCCGCGTTCCTCGTCCCATTTCCATCCGCCGTGTTGCGGCAGGTAGCTTTGCGTCAGACGATCGAAGTGCGTCCGATCGCGAACCGGTTTCCTGCTTGCGCCTTTGGAAAACCACGGGCGGAGCAAACCGAGTTCACGCAGACGACGCGTGAGATTGCCCTTCACTGCGGCGCCGACTTGTCGAGCAGGCCGCTCGTCGCGCCAGCTTGTCAAAACGTGGAGATGCGTTGATTGGCAAGCGATGGCATGGATTCTCGCCGCTAGCAGCGGCGCGGCGACGAGAACGGCGTCGATGAGCGTCCGTTGCAACTCTCGATCGAATACGGCGGCTTCCTGCTTCATGTTGCGACGATAAGCCGTCGCTAGACGTTTGTTCTGCGGCTGGAATCCCTCGCGCCAGTGAACATACCCCTGCAGGCGATCAGGAAGCCATGTGCCGTAGGCGTGAAACGTGAAGAGAACGCAGGGCACGGGCGGCTCTATTCGGCGAGGGAGACACGCGAGACGACCAATAGTGGATTTATGTATACTATTGGTCGGCGCGTGCGTCAAGCCCTTGGTGCGCAATCATGCTTGTGCGGAGCATCGCTCAGCGGTTCGCCGGCGACCTGGGAGGTCGCGGCTGCGCAAGGCGCGGCTGTGAGCGCTTGATAGCCGCGAGGCCCTGCCTCGCCGGCGATTACAGAAGTTGCGCGACTCGCAACGGGCCTGGCGCCGCGACGCTCGCCTGGGGGCCTTTGATCGCCCCGAAGCCGCCGTACTCGCGGATTTCCATCCACAGGCACAGAATCCCGATGAGCAGCGCCAACAGCGACACCAGCAGCATCACCGTGTAGACGTTCCACGGCGATTTCTTGGTGAGCACCGAGGGGGCGCTAGCCGACTCTAAGTTGGGTTGCGACATCGTCCCCCTCCATAATCGTGCCCTGCTGGAACTCGCGCAACACCTGACCGACCGCCTTGTCGGGCTCGGTCTTGATGATTCGGGCTCGGCCGAGATACCGCTCGCCGCGGAAGATCTCCACGGTCTGGCCCTGCTTGATGCCGTCGTCGGCGCCGATCGTGATCTCGATCATCTGCCCGCCGGCGACCCGCTTAGTGTACGAGATCATCCCCCGCACCCGGGCGACCGCCTCGCCGTGGGGATCGATGTCGTTCTCGTTGAGCAGCATCGTTTTCGACGCCAAATCTTGCACCAACTGGTCGTTGCGTTCCTTGACCTGACTCAACTGGCCCGCGGTCGTGTGGAGCTCGGTCGTCGCCTTGAGCGTCGTGGCGAACAGCCCGTCGCGCTCGGTCTGGGCGGTGCGGATGTCCTTGCGCAGCTGGGTCACTTCCTGACTCAGCAGGCGGTTGTTCTCCTCGGTGGCCGTCACGGTCGCCAGCAACCGGGCGCTCTCGGACTTCGACTGGTCGAGGTCCTTCTGCAGGGCCGAGTTCTCGGCCAGCATCTGCACCCGCTCGCTTTCCAGTTTGCGGACGTCCTGCTGGGCGGCCTCGCGCTCGGCCTCGAGCAGGCTCACCTGCTTGAGGTACGTCGACTCGAGCTGCGCATTGGTCGTTCGGGCCGCCTGAAGCTGCGTGTTGATCTTCTGGTAGGCCTGTTGCCAATTCGTGTGGGTCGCGTAGACGAACACCGCTGCGATCATCAGCAGCAGCGACGCGATGGCGATCAACCCCGTGAAAATCTTGCCGAGAAAAGTCATCGAACTCGGGTCCTCAGTGAGCGGCAACGGCGGCCGGCGGGCGTGATTGCGAGCCTGCCGCGGGGCTGCGTCGAGGCGGTTCCACGACCTCGGCGAAGCTAGGGTCTCGGCCGGCGCCACTCCAGCGCCGCTGACGGAGGGGGGCTGGGGCGAATCGGAGCCCCCGCCGGCTTCGGGCCCATCGGCCCCAAACCACTGCTACGGCAGGAGATATATCGCCTGCCCTTGGCAGTATAGTCAAGCTGGGAAAACAGTGTCAAACTTCGCGGCCCGGCGGGGGGCTTTCCGGCTGCGAAAACTGTCCGACCCCGCTCCGGTTGCGCCGTCCAGGCCGATTGCACCGGGGATTTAGCCCCGGGGATGGCAGGCGCACCCCCCGCCGCAGCCCCCGACCGGAGACCCCTGGGGGAGCGACCCTCCGCCGGGGGACCCCGTGCGGGCCGCCGGCACGCTTAACAGCCGCGTCAGCCGCACGCCGCCGCACTGTTCGCAGGTCGGCTGCTCCTCGCCGCGAACCAAGTGTTCCTGCTCGCGTCGGCAGTCGGTGCAGACGAATTCGTAGAGGGGCATGGCTGGGAATCGCACCGGGAGGATACGGGACTGTCAGGATCGATTACGGCAGGCGACCCGAAGACCGGTCGCCGTGATTTTTTTCGGCTCAGCCCCCGCGCCGCCACCGCTCTTCCGGACGCCGCAGGATCTCGCCCGCCACGATCAATTGTCGCACCCCTGCGGGGCGCGACAACATGGTCGCCAAATCCTCGGCCATGGGCGAGCGAACGGCTCGCTGGGTCGAGGTCTCGACGCTCTCGCCAAGCGTCCCGAGCTGATGGCTGAACTTCTCGCGGAGGTGTTCCTCCATCCGCTCGTCGGCCTGTTCGACGTCGGCGGCGAGATGCGACGCGTGCGAGGCGAGCGCGGCGGCGTGCTGTTCCAACTGGCGGACGTCCCCCCCGATGTGGGTGCGGACGTGATCGGCGACCGACTCGCGGGCCTTCCGCGGTTCGCCTTCCGGCGCACGCCGCGGGGGTTGGGCGACCGGGGTCCGCGGGCGCTGCGGCGGCTGACCCGACGAGGCGGCGGGCCGGCGCGGCTGTTGCGTTTGGGCCGGCTTCCGCGGGACCGGCGCCGGCTGCGGACGCGGCGCCTCGCCGCGGGCCTTGCGCAGAAACTCGTCGACCTCGCGGCGCAACTGGTCCTGCTGCGGCGCGGGGGCGACCCCGGCCCGCGGCAGCTCGACCGGCGGCCGTGCAACCGGAGGCTTGGGAGGTTTACGCTTCTGTTGCGCCACTCCCGCCACCAACTGCGCCACGCCGTACAGCACCATGAACACGATCGGGACGATCGTCTCCCAGTCAACGGCCAGCAGATAGGAGAGGGGACGCATCGGCTTAAGGGGGATTGGCTGGCGTCCGTTGCGAACCGCCAAGGACGCCAAACGGGAAATCTGTCAGGAACCGCTCGTTGTGCGCTGCAGCGGTTCCCGCCTTCGGCTGCACGGTGGATTCTACGTCGCGCCGTCGGTGCGACGAGTCGGGACGGCGCCGACGCCGGCGATCGCTTCGCGCATCTCGGTGTCGGCCTGGACGTTTTTCATACGGTAGTAGTCGAGGATTCCCAGCTTGCCGCTGCGAAAGGCGTCGGCGATCGCCTTGGGGACCTCGGCCTCGGCCTCGACGAGCTTCGCCCGGTTCTCCTCGATGCTGGCGATGTTCTCTTGCTCCTGGCTGACGGCCATGGCCCGCTTCCCTTCCGCCCGAGCGCGGGCGACGCGGGTGTCGGCTTCCGCCTGGTCGGCTTGCAGCCGGGCGCCGATGTTGTCGCCGACGTCGATATCGGCGATGTCGATCGACACGATTTCAAAGGCCGTCTGCGAGTCGAGCTTGCGGGCGAGCACCGTACGCGAAATGCGGTCGGGGTTCTCGAGCACGTGAGCGTGGGTCTCGGCCGAGCCGATCGCGCTGACGATCCCCTCGCCGACGCGGGCGACGATCGTGTCCTCGGTGGCTCCGCCGATAAGTTGGTCGAGGTTCGCCCGGACCGTTACGCGGGCCTTCACCTTGAGTTGGATGCCGTTCTTGGCGACCGCGTCGAGCGAGGGGCGCTTGGCGTCTTTGGCCGGGCAGTCGATGACCCGCGGGTAGACGCTCGTTTGGACGGCTTCAAGGATGTTTCGTCCGGCCAGATCGATCGCCGTGGCCCGCTTGAAGGTGAGCGGGATGATCTTGGCCTTCTTGGCGGCGATCATCGCGCGGATGACGAGCGGCAGATTTCCGCCGGCGAGGTAGTGAGCTTCGAGCGCCTTGGTGGTGATCTCCTCGTCCTCGTCGAGCCCCGCCTGGACGACCATGATTTTGCAGCGCGTGATGATCGTGGCGTTGATCTTGCGAAACCACATCCGCACGAGGTCGAGCATGCCGATCCCGGCGCCCGTCGTTTTCGACTGAATCCAGAGCTTCAAGAACCGCGCAAAGATCGCGAAGAAGACGACCCCGATCAAGAGCCCGACGGCGATCGCCACGAGCACGATGTTGTTGACCAGCGCTTCGTCGAGCGCCAGCGTCAGGGGGATCGATTCACGGGCGGACATGGGGAGAACTCTCCACGGCGACAAATAAGTGCAAGCGAGCCCCGGCATCTCGCCCGGGGCGACGCTATGGGCGGTTGTACCCCCCTCGCCGGCGCGGGGCAAGCGCGGATCGCCTCGGGTAGTGATACCATTTGTGCCCCTGGAAGGGTGGCCCCCAGGGAATCCGCTGGGGGCTCACTTCGTTCGACCCCAGCCACCCGTCAATTTGGCAAATGGGATCACTACTTCGACTCGACCTGGACTTCCGTCCCGCCCGGCGGAGGAGATTGCCGCCTCCCTCACGACAACGGCTCGTCGAACTCCTCAATGCCGAACTCCTCGATCGGCTTGGCCAGCACGTCGCCGCTGTCGATCGTGATGCGGCGGGCCTCGTCGGGATCGGCAGGGCGGACCATGACCCGGTTGGCGCGGACCTCGACGACCACAATCGGGGTCCCGGGGTCGATCGGCACCCCTTGGCTCACCGCATCGAGAAGTTTGCCGTCGACGAGCACGCTGCCGCTGGGAAGCATCATGCTGCTGGCCACGCCGACCCGGCCGACCATGCTGCGCCGCGGGTCGTCAGGGTCGACCTCGGCGGGGGTCGGCAACTCGCCGAGGAACGCCTTGCCCATCGGCGTCATCGGCAGCACCTTGAACGCCAACCCAATCGTCAGGGGCACGAACGCCAAGGTGAGCGTGATGAATGCAAACCCGGTCGTCGCGTCGCGTCGGAACGCAAAGTAGACGCTCGCCCCCAGGACCAGCACGGCCAGGAAGCTGAGGACGCCCCCCGAAGGGAGAAACACCTCGAGCACGACGATGCCGCACCCAAGCACCAACAGCAGTATCGCCCAACCAAGCGGATCCAACAGATTCATAGCGGCGCGTCCCGAAAGCCTCGGGAACCGACCGGCCCCCGTCCCTGCATTGTATCCGTGCGGCGGGGCGCCGCTATCGCGGCTGGGACGGGACCAGGGGAGAAGACCTGGAATCGCGCGGGACGTTCCGTCGAGTGCGTCACTCGCCCGGCGTCCTGCGAACCGTGACGTCGCTGAACCGGGCGGCGCCGCTGCGCACCGGCGTGAGCTCGGCGAAGTCGCGGGTGCGGCTGATTCGGCCGTCGCCGTCGGCGACGAGGTACTCCTCGCCGTCCGCCTCCAGGCCGCTGATCCGCCGATCGCACTCGCGGAAGATCGGCTCGGGCGTCCCGCCGGCGACGCGGAACAGCCGGCTCCGCGGCTCGGTCGTGGCGAGGATGACGACCCCCTCGCGGACCGTAAAGGT from Pirellulales bacterium harbors:
- a CDS encoding FliM/FliN family flagellar motor switch protein produces the protein MSELTPQLAPEVLAACTAGAEEAAGAFSRALDGPFALAVGEAGAYAAARGGVDLAGPGLAVLMTFGDAAAVAVIPESSGLLPGWYAAPDPTGESKLSTLAQELSMLLVPETLMADVFEAHRVDDLAAGLARAGAQDDSATVSLTLTAGEKSGPLLLVWPLARGAELFPPAPAPAPEPAKPAAAATPAPVAAASAPQEFDPSRLSPQSRSRLRVQVAVSVRLATKKESIQDIVAIAPGTIVKFDKPCDELLQLFAGNQAIAEGEAVKIGEKFGFRVTSILLPQERFVTMTLKPRRAG
- the nadA gene encoding quinolinate synthase NadA; amino-acid sequence: MPVAADPSPRFDLQPYKSLANDELQRRIQAVRDEFGPRLLILGHHYQQDEVVALADLSGDSYQLSQTAAESADCRMIAFCGVHFMAETADILANRPAKLAERDGERVRVILPDMAAGCSMADMAAIHQIEDAWEQLAEAIDVEDLTPVTYINSAASLKAFVGRHGGIVCTSSNARAALEWAFARTSRVMFFPDQHLGRNTALGMGIGLDAMPVWDPYAEEFGGSSEADLVRSRVILWKGHCSVHQMFRPEHVATYRRQHPGIKILVHPECPREVFELADESGSTGKIIRTVEGAPPGTKWAIGTELHLVNRLKAQHPEQEIHFLSPVVCMCATMYRINLAHLAWSLENLAAGTPVNTIEVDEETAKWSLAALERMLEVK
- a CDS encoding zinc ribbon domain-containing protein → MPLYEFVCTDCRREQEHLVRGEEQPTCEQCGGVRLTRLLSVPAARTGSPGGGSLPQGSPVGGCGGGCACHPRG
- the floA gene encoding flotillin-like protein FloA (flotillin-like protein involved in membrane lipid rafts) → MSARESIPLTLALDEALVNNIVLVAIAVGLLIGVVFFAIFARFLKLWIQSKTTGAGIGMLDLVRMWFRKINATIITRCKIMVVQAGLDEDEEITTKALEAHYLAGGNLPLVIRAMIAAKKAKIIPLTFKRATAIDLAGRNILEAVQTSVYPRVIDCPAKDAKRPSLDAVAKNGIQLKVKARVTVRANLDQLIGGATEDTIVARVGEGIVSAIGSAETHAHVLENPDRISRTVLARKLDSQTAFEIVSIDIADIDVGDNIGARLQADQAEADTRVARARAEGKRAMAVSQEQENIASIEENRAKLVEAEAEVPKAIADAFRSGKLGILDYYRMKNVQADTEMREAIAGVGAVPTRRTDGAT